Sequence from the Streptomyces peucetius genome:
GCGCAGGCGAGCGGCCGGCCCGCCGCACCCGCACCGCCTCCGAAGGCTCGGCGAGTCAGCCCCCGACCCCGCGCCGCTCGCGCAGCGCGAGTGAGGGCTCCGCCTCCCAGGCGGAGGCCGGCGCCCCGTCCGGCGTTCCGCGCCGCTCGCGCAGCGCGAGTGAGGGGTCCGCCTCCCAGGCGGCAGGCGCCCCGGCCGCACCGACGGCCGCGCCGTCCGAGCCGGCCGGGTCGACCGACGCGGCGCAGGCCGCGGCCCGACCCCGCAGCGCGGACGCACCGTGGCACCACGCCCGCCCCGCCTTCGCCGACACCGAGACCCCTGCCGACACCGAGACCCCTGCCGACACCGGGACCCCTGCCGAGCCGTCGGCCCCCACCGGCAAGGCCCGACCGGCAGAACCCGGCCCGAACGCTCCTGGCGCGGAGACTCCCGGCGCGGACACCGCCGCTCCGGACGCGCCCGCACCCGAGGCGCCCGGTCCGGCCGCGCCTGCGCCCGAGGACCGCGGCCCGGACGCGCCTGCTGCGGACGCGCCCGCACCCGAGGCGCCTGCTCCCGAGGCGCCCGGCCAGGACGCGCCTGCTCCCGAGCCCCGCGCACCCGATGCCCCGGCCTCGGACGCCGCCGCTTCCGGGGGCGACGCTCCACGACCCGAAACCCCCCGGCCCGCGCCCGGATCCGACGACGGACCCGATGACGAGCCGAACCGACCCGCCGGAGGCGAGCCCGCGTGAACGACGCACTGGACGTCGCCCTCCGGCTCCTCGTGATCTTCGCCGTGTTCCTCGTCCTCCCCCTCGTCATCGGGCAGACCGAGCACAAGGTCATGGCCCATATGCAGGGCCGGCTGGGCCCGATGTACGCCGGTGGCTTCCACGGCTGGGCCCAGCTCGTCGCGGACGGTGTGAAGTTCGCGCAGAAGGAGGACGTGGTGCCGGCCGAGGCCGACCGCCGTGTCTTTCAGCTGGCTCCTGCCATCGCGCTGCTTCCCTACCTCCTCGTCCTCGTCGCGATCCCGATCGGCCCGAACGAAGGCGCGGTCGGGATCGTCGTCGACGCCGGCATCTTCTTCGTCCTCGCCGTGATGGGCGTCGGCGTGCTCGGCTCACTCATGGCGGGCTGGGCGTCGGCCAACAAGTTCTCCCTGCTGGGCGGCCTGCGCACGGCCGCCCAGCTGCTCGCGTACGAGCTGCCGATGCTGCTGACCGCCGCCTCCGTCGCCATGGCGGCGGGGACGGTCTCGCTGCCCGGCATCCTGAACGCCTTCGAGTGGTGGTGGCTGCCCTGGCAGATCGTGGGCGCCGTCGTCTTCTTCGTCGCCGGCCTCGCCGAGCTGCAGCGCCCGCCGTTCGACATGCCCGTCGCCGACTCCGAGATCATCTTCGGCGCGTACACCGAGTACACGGGACTGCGCTTCGCGCTCTTCCTGCTCGCCGAGTACGCGGGCATCGTCGTGCTGTGCGGGCTGACCACCGTCCTCTTCCTCGGCGGGTGGCACGGTCCGTTCGGCGCGGACGGTCTGGGCTGGGTGTGGACCCTGCTCAAGACCGCGGCGCTCGCGTTCCTGATCATCTGGCTGCGCGTGACCTATCCCCGGATGCGCGAGGACCAGCTGCAGAAGCTCGCCTGGACCGTCCTCATCCCGCTCGCCCTCGCCCAGATCGCCCTCACCGGCATCGTCAAGGTGGTGATCTAGCCGTGTCCCCGATCCCCGGATCCGGTCTCGCCAAGGGCCTGGCCGTCACCCTGCGCACGATGACGAAGAAGACCGTCACCGCCCAGTACCCCGACGTCCAGCCCCATCTCCCGCCCCGCTCGCGCGGTGTGATCGGCCTGTTCGAGGAGAACTGCACGGTCTGCATGCTCTGCGCCCGCGAGTGTCCCGACTGGTGCATCTACATCGACTCCCACAAGGAGACCGTGCCGGCGGTGACACCCGGCGGCCGTGAACGCAGCCGCAACGTCCTCGACCGGTTCGCCATCGACTTCTCCCTCTGCATGTACTGCGGTATCTGCATCGAGGTGTGTCCTTTCGACGCGCTGTTCTGGTCACCCGAGTTCGAGTACGCGGAGACGGACATCCGCGACCTCACCCACGAGCGGGACAAGCTCCGCGAGTGGATGTGGACGGTGCCGGCACCGCCCGCGCTGGATCCGGGCGCGGAGGAGCCCAAGGAGCTGGGCGCGGCCCGCAAGGCGGCGGACAAGCTGGCGGCCGCGCAGGCCGCCGAGAACACCCCGCCGGCCGGCGCAGGACCGGCGGACGAAGGCGGTCCGGCAGGCGGAACCGGTCCGGCATCGGGCCAGGGAGGTCAGGGATGACGCTCGCCGCAGCCGCGACGCACGGCTTCCTCTCCCCGACCGGAGTCGAGATCGCCTTCCTGCTCGTGGGCATCGCAACCCTCGGCGCGGCCGTGATCACGGTCACGACCAGGCAACTGGTGCATGCCGCCCTCTGGCTGGTCGTGGCGCTCGGTGGCCTTGCCGTCGAGTACCTCCTGCTCACCGCGGAGTTCATCGCCTGGGTGCAGGTCCTGATCTACGTCGGTTCGGTGGTCGTCCTCCTTCTGTTCGGTCTGATGCTCACCAAGGCGCCCATCGGCCGCTCACCGGAAGCCGACTCGGGCAACCGGTGGGTCGCCCTGGCGGTGGCGGTGGCGGCCGCGGCTTCCCTGGTGTGGGTGGTCGTCGACGCCTTCCGCACCACCTGGATCGACCTGGACGGACCGGCCCAGGGCTCCACCAAGGTGTCCGGCGAGATCCTCTTCCGGCACTGGGTGCTGCCGTTCGAGGCCCTGTCGGTGCTGCTGCTCGCGGCCCTCATCGGCGCGATCGTGCTGTCCCGCAGGGACAAGGAGGAGCCGGTCGAGGACCGGTCGGCCGGACGGCCGGCCCGAGGGGGGAACCGCTGATGCACCTCGCCTATCCCGCCGTGCTCGCCGCGCTCCTCTTCAGCGTCGGGCTGTACGGGGTGCTGGCCCGACGCAACGCGATCCTCGTCCTGATGTCGGTCGAGCTGATGCTCAACGCCGTCAACCTCAACCTGGTCGCCTTCGACGTCTGGCTGCGCGACACCCTGAACGCCGGCCAGGCGCTCACCCTCTTCGTCATCGCCATCGCCGCCGCGGAGATCGGCATCGGTCTGGCGATCGTGCTCATGGTGTACCGCAACCGCGGCAGCTCCGACGTCGACCGCCTCCGCGACACCGCGGAAACCGCCCACGGAACCGACGGACCCGGCAACGCCACCGGGACCTCCGCAGACAACGAGGAGAAGGCCGAGGCCACCACGTGACCACCACGACCCTCGCCGTCCTCGTCCCCCTCCTTCCGTTCCTGGGCGCCGCGGCCGGGCTGCTGCTCGGCCGCACCGCGCCCGGTTTCGTGCGCCCGCTGGCCGTACTGCCGACGCTGGCCGCGGCCGCGCTCGCCGTCGTCGTGGCCGTACGCCAGGGCGGCGGCAAGGCGATCGACGCCGCCACACAGCTCACCCCGACCGGCTCGGTCCCGATCGACCTGGCGCTCCACCTCGACGGCTTCGCGGTCCTCGCCGCCGTCCTGGTCGGGGTCGTCGCCTCGTGCGTGCAGATCTATTCGACGGGCTATCTGCGCGACGACCCGCGCTATCCCTCGTACGCCGCGCTGATCTCGCTGTTCACCTCCGCCATGCTGCTCGTCGTCTACTCCGGCGACCTGATGGTGCTGCTGGTCGGCTGGGAGATCATGGGCATCTGCTCGTACTTCCTCGTCGGCCACTACTGGGAGACGCCCGAGGCCCGCGCCGCCTCGCTCAAGGCCTTCCTGGTCACCAAACTCGGCGATGTCCCCTTCCTGATCGGTCTGTTCGCGCTCGCGGCCGACGCGGGCACCTTCCGGATCACCGGGATCCTCGGAGCGGTCGCCGCAGACGCCGTCAACCACCCCACCCTCATCGCGCTGCTGCTCCTCGCGGGTGTGGCGGGCAAGTCGGCCCAGTTCCCGCTGCACACCTGGCTGCCCGACGCGATGGCAGGCCCCACCCCGGTCTCCGCCCTGATCCACGCGGCGACCATGGTCGCCGCCGGCATCTACTTCGTGGCCCGGCTCCTCCCTCTCTTCGCGGCCTCCGCGGCCGCCATGACCGTGCTCGCCGTGATGGCGGCCGTGACGATGGTGGGTTCGGCGCTCGCCGCCCTCGCGCAGGACGACATCAAGCGGGTCCTCGCCTACTCGACCATCGGCCAGCTCGGCTACATGTCCGGCGCCCTGGCGGTCGGGGACCGCGGTGCCGCCGTCTTCCACCTCCTGTCCCACGGTGCGTTCAAGGCGCTGCTCTTCCTCGCCGCCGGCGTGATCATCCATGCCGCCGGCACCAACTCGCTCGCCGCCATGTCCCGTATGAGCGGCCTCGCCAAGCGCGTCCCCGACGCCTACTGGACGATGACCGTCGCTCTGCTCGCGCTGGCCGCGATCCCTCCCTTCGCGGGCTTCTTCTCCAAGGAAGCCGTCCTCGTGGCCGCCGAGCACACCGCTCTCGGCGACTCGGCCGTCGCGCCCACGACGGCAGGCTGGTTCGTGCTCGTCGCCGCCCTGCTCACCGCCCTGCTGACCGCGGCCTACGCGATCCGGCTGTGGCTGCTGGCCTTCCGCGGCCGGGGCACCGAGGCTCCGGACCACGGTCGCCAGCCGCTCTCCATGACCACGGTGCTGTGGGTCCTCGCCGTTCCTTCGCTCGCGTTCGGGCTGACCGCCGGCCGTCTGCCCGGCTGGTTCGACGGCCACGCACTCACCCCGACCGTGACCACAGCCGTCCTCGGCACCGGTGTCGCGCTCGTCGGCGGACTGATCACCTACGGAGCGTGGCGGCACTCCACCGCGGTCGCCGCCCGCACACCGATCGGTGCCGTCGCCGCCCACCCCGAAGCCGAACCGGCCGTCTCCGAGGCGGAAGCCATCGCCACCCACGTCCCTGCCTACGGCGACATCGCGGCCGCCCCCGACCCGGCCGACCCCGCCCGGCTGCTGCTCGGCCCGCTCCACCGGCACGCGGCCGCGGGCTTCCACGTCGACGCCCTCTACACGGCACTGTTCGTCCGCCCCGTGCGGGCCGGCGCCCAGCTGGTCAGCTTCCTCGACCGTGAGGTCGTCGACACCTACGTACGCGGCTCCGGCACCGGTACGCGCTGGCTCGGCACGGCCGTCCGGCGTGCCCAGACCGGCAACGTCCAGACCTATCTGAGCGCACTGCTCGCCGGATCGGTCGTCCTGGCGATCGCCGCCGTCGTCCTTTCCAACGTCAACGCCGGATCGTGAGCCGTGATCGATATCAGCGCGTCCGTGATGCAGTTCCTTCTCGCGTTCGTCGTCGTCGGCCCGCTCATCGGGGCCGCCGCCGCCC
This genomic interval carries:
- a CDS encoding NADH-quinone oxidoreductase subunit C, encoding MNAHPYDGLPDAVTEVFGEEATAERTYELLTVDVPVGSWIAALEIARDKLGCTYFDWLSAVDEPGTGFRVCAHVVSLEGGTVRRLLVRTTVPHAAPSLPSAVDVYAGASWHERETHEMFGVDFTGHPNQQPLLLPEGFEGHPLRKDFVLAARVAKAWPGAKEPGESEHGGPKRRQMLPPGVPDPNEWGPLKGQLPPAPARPARGARAGAAGAAGGAGAGERPARRTRTASEGSASQPPTPRRSRSASEGSASQAEAGAPSGVPRRSRSASEGSASQAAGAPAAPTAAPSEPAGSTDAAQAAARPRSADAPWHHARPAFADTETPADTETPADTGTPAEPSAPTGKARPAEPGPNAPGAETPGADTAAPDAPAPEAPGPAAPAPEDRGPDAPAADAPAPEAPAPEAPGQDAPAPEPRAPDAPASDAAASGGDAPRPETPRPAPGSDDGPDDEPNRPAGGEPA
- a CDS encoding complex I subunit 1/NuoH family protein, with the translated sequence MNDALDVALRLLVIFAVFLVLPLVIGQTEHKVMAHMQGRLGPMYAGGFHGWAQLVADGVKFAQKEDVVPAEADRRVFQLAPAIALLPYLLVLVAIPIGPNEGAVGIVVDAGIFFVLAVMGVGVLGSLMAGWASANKFSLLGGLRTAAQLLAYELPMLLTAASVAMAAGTVSLPGILNAFEWWWLPWQIVGAVVFFVAGLAELQRPPFDMPVADSEIIFGAYTEYTGLRFALFLLAEYAGIVVLCGLTTVLFLGGWHGPFGADGLGWVWTLLKTAALAFLIIWLRVTYPRMREDQLQKLAWTVLIPLALAQIALTGIVKVVI
- a CDS encoding NuoI/complex I 23 kDa subunit family protein, translated to MSPIPGSGLAKGLAVTLRTMTKKTVTAQYPDVQPHLPPRSRGVIGLFEENCTVCMLCARECPDWCIYIDSHKETVPAVTPGGRERSRNVLDRFAIDFSLCMYCGICIEVCPFDALFWSPEFEYAETDIRDLTHERDKLREWMWTVPAPPALDPGAEEPKELGAARKAADKLAAAQAAENTPPAGAGPADEGGPAGGTGPASGQGGQG
- a CDS encoding NADH-quinone oxidoreductase subunit J, which encodes MTLAAAATHGFLSPTGVEIAFLLVGIATLGAAVITVTTRQLVHAALWLVVALGGLAVEYLLLTAEFIAWVQVLIYVGSVVVLLLFGLMLTKAPIGRSPEADSGNRWVALAVAVAAAASLVWVVVDAFRTTWIDLDGPAQGSTKVSGEILFRHWVLPFEALSVLLLAALIGAIVLSRRDKEEPVEDRSAGRPARGGNR
- the nuoK gene encoding NADH-quinone oxidoreductase subunit NuoK; translated protein: MHLAYPAVLAALLFSVGLYGVLARRNAILVLMSVELMLNAVNLNLVAFDVWLRDTLNAGQALTLFVIAIAAAEIGIGLAIVLMVYRNRGSSDVDRLRDTAETAHGTDGPGNATGTSADNEEKAEATT
- a CDS encoding NADH-quinone oxidoreductase subunit L, encoding MTTTTLAVLVPLLPFLGAAAGLLLGRTAPGFVRPLAVLPTLAAAALAVVVAVRQGGGKAIDAATQLTPTGSVPIDLALHLDGFAVLAAVLVGVVASCVQIYSTGYLRDDPRYPSYAALISLFTSAMLLVVYSGDLMVLLVGWEIMGICSYFLVGHYWETPEARAASLKAFLVTKLGDVPFLIGLFALAADAGTFRITGILGAVAADAVNHPTLIALLLLAGVAGKSAQFPLHTWLPDAMAGPTPVSALIHAATMVAAGIYFVARLLPLFAASAAAMTVLAVMAAVTMVGSALAALAQDDIKRVLAYSTIGQLGYMSGALAVGDRGAAVFHLLSHGAFKALLFLAAGVIIHAAGTNSLAAMSRMSGLAKRVPDAYWTMTVALLALAAIPPFAGFFSKEAVLVAAEHTALGDSAVAPTTAGWFVLVAALLTALLTAAYAIRLWLLAFRGRGTEAPDHGRQPLSMTTVLWVLAVPSLAFGLTAGRLPGWFDGHALTPTVTTAVLGTGVALVGGLITYGAWRHSTAVAARTPIGAVAAHPEAEPAVSEAEAIATHVPAYGDIAAAPDPADPARLLLGPLHRHAAAGFHVDALYTALFVRPVRAGAQLVSFLDREVVDTYVRGSGTGTRWLGTAVRRAQTGNVQTYLSALLAGSVVLAIAAVVLSNVNAGS